From a single Okeanomitos corallinicola TIOX110 genomic region:
- a CDS encoding DUF3493 domain-containing protein yields MVDQKLKNRLKAEAAAPYRGLRKFIYIGVGASGFIGAFVFFFQLLAGRNIETALPNFALQTGIIALMVFLWRWEQKHSKKV; encoded by the coding sequence ATGGTAGACCAAAAGCTCAAAAATCGTTTAAAAGCCGAAGCTGCTGCACCCTATCGGGGATTAAGAAAATTTATTTATATTGGTGTTGGTGCTTCCGGTTTTATTGGTGCATTTGTCTTTTTCTTCCAACTACTAGCAGGTAGAAACATAGAAACTGCCTTACCTAACTTTGCCCTACAGACAGGAATAATTGCCCTCATGGTATTCCTGTGGAGATGGGAACAAAAGCACTCAAAAAAGGTATGA
- a CDS encoding 5-(carboxyamino)imidazole ribonucleotide synthase has product MSIKRIGVIGGGQLAWMMGDAATKLGLELIVQTPNKNDPAVSIAEDVILAAVDDAEATEILATRCDIITFENEFVDLEALHLLEKQGVCFRPRLSALSPLLDKYHQRCYLRDLGLPVPQFFPIESSDNIESKIKDWHFPVVLKARRHGYDGQGTFIINDLLDLLTVINQSNTQFLVEEFVPFTKELAIIAARSINGEIVTYPVVETQQEEQVCRRVIAPAEITPAQITEIEAIACKILNSLEVVGIFGIELFITADGKILINEIAPRTHNSGHFSLDACETSQFEQHLRAVAGLPLSNSSLIVPGAVMVNLLGYENSHSDYQIQRHKLAAIPQAYLHWYGKTESRPGRKLGHITVLLEQPTHSLESIVQTIESIWYPS; this is encoded by the coding sequence ATGTCAATAAAGCGGATTGGTGTAATTGGTGGTGGACAACTGGCCTGGATGATGGGGGATGCGGCCACAAAATTAGGATTGGAATTAATAGTACAAACTCCTAATAAAAATGACCCCGCAGTATCCATAGCTGAGGATGTAATTTTAGCGGCTGTTGACGATGCAGAAGCAACAGAAATTTTAGCAACAAGATGTGATATTATCACCTTTGAAAATGAATTTGTTGATCTAGAAGCTTTACATTTATTAGAAAAACAAGGTGTTTGCTTTCGTCCTAGATTATCAGCTTTATCACCATTATTAGATAAGTATCATCAACGTTGCTATTTGCGGGATTTAGGTTTACCAGTTCCCCAGTTTTTCCCTATTGAATCATCAGACAATATTGAATCTAAAATCAAAGATTGGCATTTTCCTGTTGTTCTCAAAGCCAGACGACATGGTTATGATGGACAGGGGACTTTTATAATCAATGATTTGCTAGATTTATTAACAGTAATTAATCAAAGTAATACACAATTCTTAGTAGAAGAATTTGTCCCCTTTACCAAAGAATTAGCGATAATTGCAGCGCGTTCTATTAATGGGGAAATAGTTACGTATCCAGTTGTAGAAACCCAACAAGAAGAACAAGTTTGTCGGCGAGTAATTGCACCAGCGGAGATTACACCAGCACAAATAACAGAAATTGAAGCGATCGCCTGTAAAATCTTAAACAGTCTCGAAGTAGTTGGTATTTTTGGCATTGAGCTATTTATCACCGCTGATGGCAAAATACTGATTAATGAAATTGCACCAAGAACCCATAATTCCGGGCATTTTTCCTTAGATGCCTGTGAAACTTCCCAGTTTGAACAACATTTGAGGGCAGTTGCTGGCTTACCTTTGAGTAATTCTAGTTTAATTGTTCCTGGTGCAGTTATGGTCAACTTGCTAGGGTATGAAAATTCCCATAGTGATTATCAAATACAAAGACACAAATTAGCAGCTATTCCCCAAGCTTACCTGCACTGGTACGGAAAAACAGAATCTCGTCCTGGACGTAAATTAGGACATATCACCGTCTTACTAGAACAGCCAACCCATAGCCTAGAATCTATTGTACAAACTATAGAATCTATCTGGTATCCCAGTTAG
- a CDS encoding pentapeptide repeat-containing protein encodes MYWRQAIGLVLAAIVWCVAFPALADWTHPLSFSNAELARRDFSKQSLQAAEFSNTNLEMTNFSGADLRGAVLSASVMTKTNLHGADLSNAMVNEVTLTEADLSDAVLVEALFLRSVFNDVNIAGADFSYAMLDKAQIKELCKKASGVNSQTGVETRESLGCQ; translated from the coding sequence ATGTATTGGCGACAAGCAATAGGATTAGTGTTAGCAGCTATAGTTTGGTGTGTGGCATTTCCAGCATTAGCAGACTGGACTCATCCCCTATCATTTAGTAACGCAGAACTAGCAAGACGTGATTTTTCAAAACAAAGTTTACAAGCGGCGGAGTTTTCTAACACAAACTTAGAAATGACAAACTTTAGCGGTGCTGACTTGAGAGGAGCAGTATTAAGTGCTTCAGTCATGACAAAAACAAATTTACATGGGGCAGATTTAAGTAATGCGATGGTTAATGAAGTAACATTAACTGAGGCTGATTTAAGTGATGCCGTTTTAGTAGAAGCTCTTTTTCTCCGTTCTGTCTTTAATGATGTGAATATCGCAGGTGCAGACTTCAGTTATGCAATGTTAGATAAGGCGCAAATTAAAGAACTATGTAAAAAAGCCAGTGGTGTAAATTCTCAAACTGGTGTAGAAACTCGTGAGTCGTTAGGATGTCAATAA
- a CDS encoding pitrilysin family protein has translation MSSIHRTVLPNGIVLLVTENPAADIVAGRVFVRAGSCYENREKAGLANLLSALMTKGCDGLSSLEIAEKVESVGASLSVNTGTDYFLLSLKTVTADFTEILALSGLLLRSPTFPQNQIELEKRLAIQDIRSQKEQPFNLAFEQIRKVMYQNHPYSVSVLGTETTVNNITRADLEEFHQTHFRPDNMVISIAGHITLDTALEIVSKVFSDWQPPNKPRYILDLPAISVKPQSCIKPLNTQQSIVMLGYMGTSVSAPGYAALKLLSTYLGNGLSSRLFVELREKRGLAYEVSAMYSTRLYPASFIVYMGTAPENTQIALEGLSQEVERLCNTELSEDEIQTAKNKVLGQYALGKQTNGKIAQIYGWYEILGLGIEFDHEFPKLIHKISSKLAMTAANSYLQEPYISLVGPEEVINSVIS, from the coding sequence ATGTCTTCTATTCATCGCACCGTATTACCCAATGGTATTGTTTTATTGGTCACAGAAAATCCCGCAGCAGATATAGTTGCAGGGCGGGTTTTTGTCCGTGCTGGTAGTTGTTATGAAAATCGGGAAAAAGCTGGTTTAGCAAACTTATTATCAGCATTGATGACAAAAGGTTGTGATGGTTTATCCAGCTTAGAAATTGCTGAAAAAGTTGAATCAGTAGGAGCAAGTTTAAGTGTCAACACTGGTACTGACTATTTTTTACTGTCGTTGAAAACAGTAACTGCTGATTTTACAGAAATTTTAGCACTGTCTGGTTTGTTGTTGCGATCGCCTACATTTCCTCAAAACCAAATAGAACTAGAAAAACGATTAGCAATCCAAGATATTCGTTCCCAAAAAGAGCAACCCTTTAATTTGGCTTTTGAACAAATACGAAAAGTCATGTACCAAAATCACCCCTACTCTGTATCAGTGCTAGGTACAGAAACAACTGTCAATAACATTACTCGTGCAGATTTAGAAGAATTTCACCAAACACATTTTCGTCCAGATAATATGGTGATTAGTATTGCTGGACACATCACATTAGACACAGCTTTAGAAATAGTATCAAAAGTATTTAGTGATTGGCAGCCACCCAATAAACCACGGTACATATTAGATTTACCTGCAATTTCTGTTAAACCTCAATCTTGCATCAAACCCTTAAATACACAACAATCTATAGTCATGTTGGGTTATATGGGTACATCAGTCAGCGCTCCTGGATATGCCGCCCTCAAATTGTTGTCTACATACCTGGGAAATGGACTTTCTAGCCGCTTGTTTGTGGAATTAAGAGAAAAACGAGGTTTAGCCTATGAAGTCTCGGCCATGTACTCAACTCGTCTTTATCCTGCTTCATTTATAGTTTATATGGGTACAGCACCGGAAAATACTCAGATTGCGCTGGAAGGACTAAGCCAAGAAGTGGAACGTTTGTGTAATACCGAACTCTCTGAGGATGAAATACAAACCGCTAAAAACAAAGTTCTGGGACAGTATGCTTTGGGTAAACAAACTAATGGCAAAATTGCTCAAATATACGGTTGGTATGAGATTCTGGGCTTAGGAATTGAATTTGATCATGAATTTCCCAAACTTATTCATAAAATCAGTTCTAAGTTAGCGATGACAGCAGCTAACAGCTATTTGCAAGAACCTTATATATCTTTGGTTGGCCCAGAAGAAGTAATTAATTCAGTTATCAGTTAG